The sequence below is a genomic window from Lodderomyces elongisporus chromosome 2, complete sequence.
ATTGGCATTCTTTACTTCTCATCCACAACCTTCCTTCCCCATGCAGATTGaaaattaagaaagaaaacagtcTACCAAGTAACTGTTTTGTGTTCCTGTTTCAACGTTTTGGCACCATCCCTAATGCTTTACTTGCTACTCCACCTTCTCTTTCGCTTCTCAACAGTAATTCAACTCCCCCGCcttcctcccccccccctccacTCCTCCTACACGGTTACCCTATTATCTCTTgcaagaaaattaaaaaacaaaattaaacatGATTAAAAATATAGACTTCAAAAGTAATTGGTCAAGCAAGCAAAATTGGCGGTTGGAGATACCtgttttaaaaagaaacgaTAAATTATGCAGAATGACTATGTAAATGCCGTTcgaggaaaaaaatttcaatacTTAAATCTAGCTCTTTACACACGCTTACACATTGAGTATagaaatattttttttttcctttccattCCTCTTCGTCCTCTTCTTctggttcttcttcttccaccGCTTGTTGCCGTTTTTATGTATTGTAGTCATTCCATTTTTAAAATACCAAAAGTTTTGCAATCTTGTCACTCATAGCTTGTACTACTCAACATCATTCTCTACTCTCTTttaatgtaaaaaaaagataaacatATTATATTAATTTCAGTCTCCTTCAGTTGACCTGCCCCAGATTATGAACTTATTTATCCTAACTGGGTTTTTGTTTAAATCTTTCGCTACAATCTaaatagagaaagaggaaagggaaagataaaaaaatatatatatatatatatatataaagtgCCTTTGAATCGCGGTGATCACCGAGCTTTGTACCAGATTAAGTATCCTATATGCAGTACGATCTTGTTTTGCAAGAGATAAGGAAAAGATCAAGGACTTTGCCGGTGTCGGGCCATTatccaaaaccaaaaccaaaaaaaaaaaaaaaaaaaaaaaaaagataaagaaagacaTAGGACAATAGAGCATGCTTTATTTTGAATATGATTATAATCTCGGTCAAGAGGGGGATAAGTAGACCAACTTTTACTACTGGACCCACTCAAAACCATATAGTACTATCTATAAACAGTAAccttttgaaattttgaattttaaagcgaaagaaagaaaaaaaaaataaagaaagttAAATCAAGAGGACTGCTAAAAATATTTGTTTGAATCTGggaccaaaaaaacaagcaaaacATCAAACACGTTAAAATTAACACGAATGTAAAGTAAGAAtgggaaataaaaatatatactTTTGCAAATATTTGACTAGCAATAGCTCGACATAAAGTTTAAGAGTTTCTATTTTATAAACTATTACTTCTCCCCATTCTTGTTGCTTTACTCTTTTAATGCTTGTAATTCGTTCTTAGGAATAATTGAAATAACAATCAATTACTCTATCGTGGCCATTAGCATTAAATGTTGACTTTGATTCTATtccaaataataaaaaattaaagccTTCTATATATCACGTGATCTACACATTCACtaactctcttttttttttaatcatattctttttaaaagGCAACAAAGATTCAGTTTCAGATAGcataaaaagaatagttaaaatcaacaacaacaacaacaaaaacaattttacATGTTATAGTCCGAGAACCTTGTTGtggaaatataaaaaaagaagcaaatgcttgtctatttctttgttcttctttgtattgtttcttCTACTCCctatttcttgttttttaattaaCAATTGGTTTCTgcttttatatatatatatataaatgagGCTATGATATTAGTTGGTTGTAGAATTTTTTGTCCACTCTATGTGATGTAATTGTACAAGAAGTTTCTAAACTCCACATCCTTTCAAAGTGTATGGCAAagatcttcttcttcttcttcttcttttctttgtctccGTCTAAgcgcattttttttttgctcttatGGTATATGGTTTAGATACATCATCTCCTTCTTGTTGTAGTGGAACAGTGTatataatgataataataataataataataataatacaaTATAATATAATGTAATGTAAAATActatgaaataaaaattgaagCTGAGGCAAAGATATCACGTGAGAGCAAAGGTTTGGGGGATAAGGCGCCATGAGCAGTAGGTTGCTATTTCCATCTTATTCTTTAGTCTTTGtatcttttgtttaatttgcTGCCAATGAGggatttcttttttttatttgtattCATCATGGGAATGGGATAGCAATTGAGTTAACGACAATAGCAAtggcaatggcaatggCAAAGCCATAGTTGTACTACCCCTTTCCTAGCACTtgtacaaatatatatatatatatacatatatatatatattggcAGTATTCCAACTTATTTCATATAGCCAACCTAATCTCTTTATCTTACTTGTTTTCCttcttactcttttttattactaTAACAACAAATCGAATTGCtttttattgaaaaagaaaaaagacacATTCACAGATATACTCAGATACATATAGATACACAATGGTCAAAGCATTAATCGCAATTACATCTTACAACGAGCCATTCTACGATGATGGTGCCAAAACCGGCCTCTTTGTTAGTGAGGCTTTAGAGCCATTCTTGGAGTTTGCTCAAAAGGGGTATGATATCACATTTGCCTCAGAGACTGGTACATTTGGTTATGATGAACACAGCTTGTCCAAAGACTTTTTACAAGGAAAGGCAAGAGAAGTGTATGAGGATAAGGACTCTGCATATAACAAGACAATTGCACAAATCAAAAAGGCATCAGATTTAGTGGATACAAAGTTTGACGTTTTCTTTGCCGCTGGCGGTCACGGTGCAATCTTTGACTTTCCAAAAGCCACTGACTTGCACAAGATTGCTGCAAAGACTTGGGAAAACGGCAATGTCGTTAGTGCTGTTTGCCACGGACCTGCCATCTTTGAAAACTTGAACCTCTCCAATGGCGAGCCATTGATCAAGGGTAGGAAGATTACCGGATTCACCGATATCGGAGAAGAGCAGTTGGGCGTACAAGATATCATCAAAAAGGACAATTTGTTGACAGTACCCCAGGTTGCCAAGAAAGAAGGTGCTGAGTATGTTGAGCCAAAGGGTCCCTGGGATAACTTCACAGTAAGTGATGGCAAGTTGATTACAGGTGTTAATCCCCAATCAGCTGTGGAAACTGCCAGAAAGAtttttgttgcagttgAATCGGTCAACAATTGAAAGTTTAAGGAAAATTTGTATACTAGTAATTATAATATATTGGGCAAACAAATACTTTTGGGGCCCTTATCTTGGTTTTAGTTTCTTATGCTAGTTTCTCATTAAAGTGTCTAATATTTTGtaatatttatatatcaGTAGAATATCTCTAATCTGAATTCTACTGTTTTCAATCATTTCTGCATATCTGCAAAGATTGTCTATAACTTATGCACTAGCATCTCAATCAATCACCCTCCGATTAGTTATATCAGTCTAtccatacttttttttgagtttttgttttgtctttctgGATATTGAAAGGCTATAATCAATCAACATAGCTTGAGTCAATTGCTTTCCAAAACTTTTTGAgatttctatttttgtttttttgttttttttttgtttttgtcaaattgaaaacttgTTGAACCTATCAAATACAACTATCATTACAAAAAGCTAGGCAATAGgagtataaatataatcTATGTACAtgcacacacatacacagcACAAACGCATCTAGCACTTGACTTAACCAATAAAAcactcctttttttccatctttgcttctttcattctttgaCACTGTTCAAAACTAACAGAATTTAGAGTTTTTACTGAATCTCATAGTAGATTATAGGAAGTTTCCATTACTTCTAAGATGTGGCTCCACAAAGAAAGCCATTATTGTAATATTTTCTCctctttcattttattcTAATTCAATTTTATCAGGTCATTCTTGCTAGATGAATGAGTTTTGACTGCAAAACTAATGCACTAAACattttaaaacaaaaaattaaattccATTTGTTGTTTAGTCGAATAAGTGATTAGTCTTAGGCTAtaggagaaaagaaatagatgGTTGAGAAAGACAATAGAAACAAGTACTAAACGTTAGTTTATCTCCGACAAAATAATACACGTTTCTATGTCTAAAATTGAACAAAGGTATGCTATAGCAATTGaactaaaaacaaaaaagaaacacacatatacacacatatatacacacatatatacacacacaaatatcaacaaaaatggATTAGTCCTTTTGATtctgttattgttgtaaTGTTTTGAAAGCAATACCCACGGGAAGCAATCATTTCATTAATTAAAGCACTCTTGAATTCAATAAGTCCGTTGATCatggattttttttttttttcacatttgtttttcaaaaatagaTTAAGACATTAAAGCAAAAGACGGTAATAAGAATAAATGGTTCTTGTTGGCTTCTAAATTTACTGCTCCCTTTCCTGTTTTACCTGTTTCTCAAAAACCAGACtagtatatataaatatatatgtatatccAGCATCCGTTGTAAGAATTAGTTTAtcaaattttaattttttggtttctagTTTCTAGTTTCTAGTTTCTAGGTTTTTgcttattattattattcttattattcTTCTCCTTCACTTGATAAACAACTTCAATAATGGTTAAGGTAATAATTGCAATTTCATCATACAACGAGATATTCTACGAAGATGGACAGAGAGCTGGAGCTTTGGTTTCAGAGATTTTAGAACCCTTTGTTGAATTTTACGAAAAAGGTTACGATGTCACCATTGCTTCCGAGACAGGTACATTTGGCTACGATGAACATAGTTTTGCTGAATATCCGTTGCACGGTAAATTTCAAGAAGCTTACGATGACCAAAACTCACCCTACAACAAAGCCATTAGACAACTCAAAAAAGCCAGTGACTTGTTGAACACAGACTTTGATGTGTTTTTTGCTGCTGGTGGTCATGGTGCCATTTACGATTTGGTTCATGCGACAAACTTGCACAAGATTGCTTTAAAGACTTTTGAGAATAACAAGGTGATTGGTGCAGTTTGTCATGGCCCTGCTATATTTGCAAATTTGAATCTTTCCAACGGACAACCATTGATCAAGGGTAAGCAAATTACCGGTTTTCCCGATGCTGGCGAGGAGGAATTAGGGTTGGAAGAGATTATTAAAAAGGACAAGGTCTTGACGATCGCGGAAATTGCCAAAAAGGAAGGTGCAAACTTTATTGAACCAAAGGATACATGGAGCAACTTTACAGTTGTTGATGGCAATTTGTTTACCGGAGCCAACCCAGCATCTGCCGTTGAACTCGCTAAGAAGATTTCTGCTGCAATCGACTCTATTTAGAAACCAGGTTGATCATTAGCTTAGCTTAGCTTAACATAGTCTAGTCAGTTAGTTTTgattttactttttaattttatcaTCTCTAACCATGTATCTTACTCATACAAATATATGCGCCTACATGATCGGGTGGGTTCCTCAAGTAGTTTACCAGTatacaaaaatgaaaatattgTTTGCCATCAAAGTAGTCCTTTCGCTAGTGACTGAACAAATTTATTAGGCATATTGAAACTGCAGCACTATTTTTCCCTTGTCCATGAACGACATTTCGCAACAATGCTGAAAATTTAGCTGGGACCGAGCTAGGACCGAGTTCGGCACGAGTAATctgatttggaaaaaaaaaaattgtccttacatttatttctttttttcttttcttttctaaatatatctccttctctcttatttttcatcaattgttttattgttcttttttttttttaaatttttaaaaatttcatttctttcaattcataaatgttattttatttcatttttacttttcatgTTTTTATCCTTCTATCAAGTTCTATACACAAGAAGAATAGCAATTGTATGGAGCTAATCGTGTTTTCAAATTACTAATACAATtaacacaaacaaaacaggaactttgacaaaaaagaatgtacTTACCACACCATTAAACGTATTAAATGGATTGCACCAACAAACACTGATCATGTGGTATATGCAAACAATTTGTCATCAACAGTGCAAAATTTtcccttgtttttttcaatttttttattttattacgttcttcatttcatttAGAATAGTAAGACAattgaacaacaacaacgacaacaagGACAACAGAATGActgaaggaaaagaaataaaaaaaaaaacaaaaactgaaaaatgATGAGTTTTGCTGTCGTTGAATTaacaagatgaaaaagttgaatgCCAAATCTGTTGTTTAATGTAAGACGATATAATATCACGTgattgatgttttttttttacttttctttttcttcctctcttttttttttcttgtgtTCCTTcgataaataaaaaaccgTTGCGGTTAAACTGTCAAATGTTTTAGGTAAACTTTAATTATAAGCTATAATTTGTTTATCTGCAAAGACTGTACAACCACACATTATTGAAGaaccaatttcaatttttgttcttctccAAGAAATAAACGCCGTACTCGCTATTAACCAGTTCGAGTGGAGTAAAGGCTGATTGCAGAAGGACGTGGCGGGtgtctttttttacctGTCACTggaccaaaagaaaaaaaaaaaatcaaacaaacaaacaaacacataGTGTTATAATTAGTAAGCAATTGACACAAAAATCAAAGCAGTCCTGGTTCTAAAAATGGCTTGTAACATAAGCATCCACTCGAGGGAGTGGCATGCTTACGCTTACTGAAAGCATCTTTTTGGGTAATGGAGACAACAACTGAGCGGAATCCAATAGCGGCAATGAGGcagtgtatgtgtgtgtgtatgtgtttgtttgcATTTGTCAGCATGTATGAAATTCCTTGTCAacttgtttttattttcggatgatatataaatacagCATCTTCAGATCAATTTCAACATCTagttcgtttttttttttttaatcctTAATCACTTTCATTCTACATTCACTGCGATAACTTTAACAAAAATACACATTCACATACACAATGGTCAAGGTATTAATTGCTCTCACATCATACAACGAGTCATTCTATGAGGATGGTTCCAAAACCGGTGTCTTCATCTCCGAAGCATTGGAACCTTTCTTGGAATTCTTTGAAAAAGGCTACGACATTACATTTGCCTCAGAGACCGGTAAATTTGGCTATGACGACCACAGTTTGACCGACCATTTCTTGAAAGGCAAATTGCTCGAGGTTTATAATGACAAAAACTCAGCATTCAACAAGGCAATTGCACAAATCAAGAAGGCATCTGATTTGCTTGACACCGATTTCGATGTGTTTTTTGCTGCTGGTGGTCACGGTACCATCTTTGATTTTCCAAAAGCCAccgatttgaaaaagattgcTGCAAAGACTTGGGAAAACGGCAAAGTTGTAAGTGCCCTTTGCCACGGACCTGCCATCTTTGAAAACTTGAACCTCTCCAATGGCGAGCCATTGATCAAGGGTAGGAAGATTACCGGATTCACCGATATTGGAGAAGAACAATTGGGTCTTGGAGACCTTATCAAGAAGAGCAATTTGTCCACTGTTGCACAAGTTGCTGAAAGGGAGGGCGCTGAGTATGTCGCACCAAATGGACCATGGGACAACTTCACCGTTACTGATGGTAACTTGGTCACTGGTGTCAATCCACAATCTGCTATCGATACTGCTAAAAAGATTGCAGCTGTTGTCGAATCTGCAAGCACCTAAGTTTCTTTAATTAAGTAAAGACCAGAGTGCTCAACAAATATTGTATAGAGTAACTAATtgatagttttttttttgcatctagcatgtatttttcttttttttaaatttgagTCATAAACTCTATTCCTCTAGTTTTCTGTAGCAGTGATAGTAATGctactctttttctttctgttcttttctttaattttcaattatCCACAAGGGGTGCATATCCATCGAAGAAGCTAATGTGTGGCAAAGAGTGGCTCTTGTAAATGCAGTATGCTTATTGGCCTTTGAAATTGTTACCACCCAAACTCAGGAATGATTATACAATCAAGATATTGACAATTGACAAAAAGGGgttcaaaagaagaaaaaaaagaaaaagaagaagaaaaagaggaagaagaggaaagaaattgaCAAGAGTTGGTTGGTATCGACAATAATCTCgtcgaaagaagaaattgataCTCACTTGCCActaatttcaaaaaattatagAGATCTGAGGGAGAacagtgttttttttgcaccAAAATGTTTATGGATCACAATTATGTGATTTCTTTACTGATGGGATACAGGTCACAAGTGTGCATTTACGAATTGCTTTCCTACTTGACttgataaaataaaaaataaaaaagagagaagaaaatacTGGATCACGTGTTGAAGcattttgaaagaaaacacaccactgcagcagcaataacaacaacaataaaaaaacaacaaaaaacaacgaAATCGGTAGATTGTAGGAGTTTTAACAACAAAGGCTTTTCTTGAGCGAGCTACAAGCATTGACATGGCCAAAATATTCACTGTTGATTCTCGTTTACTACACCTTTGCTTTGCTATGGAGCATCCAAGAATAGTGGTTCAAGCATAGAGCTATTATTGTTGATCATTAAACTAACAACAAGAGAGcgaacaaaaaataaaacattaATAGAGCTAGAGTTTATCCACTTGTCTCTAGATAATGGTTCTCAGGTTTCTTCAAGATAATTTGCACGGCTGTCATAGTATAAATGGATCTATTGTAACTTTATAGATATTCCCCGATGCGGTAACTGGGCTTCAAATTTtaaagtattttttttttattcaattattttttttttctatacatttttttttctttattttgtttgttcttctcACTTTAAAAGCAaacagaaaacagaaaTCTAATAGAAATCTGGCCCAACAATTTTATCAAAAGATAATAATAGTCTAATATACTCGGAATACTATACAGCTATCTCATAGTAAACCACTCCATAACAAGCACTCCCACCTCGATcattactttactttactttactattttttttttctttctttatatcTATTTTTCGATTATCATCTATCATCAACTATATAATCTTTCAACACAGAGTATAGCACCATTAAGTTACAAGTTCATTAATAACAATGTCAGTCTCAGTTCTTagcaaaatcaaattctaCTTAAAGTCAATCATTTTTGGATCTGTCATTGCAGGATGCGCCATCTACGGAGTCATTGCATCCATACTTTTACGTATTGTCGGCAAGATTGAATATGCCCAGTACACGGTTGCCAGAGTCTTTTACCATACATTCCGAACTCTTCTCGGTGTTAAAATCACAATCAAAAATGAGCATTACCTCAAGGACCTTCCTGCAATTGTCATCTCCAACCATCAATCAGCGTTGGATATCCTTATCCTCggtaaagtttttcaacCTGGATACACAGTTACAAGCAAGGCATCATTGAAATACGTTCCGTTTTTAGGCTGGTTCATGGCACTTAGTGggactttctttttgaacaGAAGCAAGTCTGCACAAGCTAAAAAAGTATTGGATGGCGCCttgcaaaatttgaaacaacaagaacgTGCATTATTCATGTTTCCCGAGGGTACAAGATCTGCTACAGAAGCATTGGACATGTTACCCTTTAAGAAAGGGGCTTTCCATTTGGCCAAGCAAGCGAGAATCCCTGTTATACCTGTTGTCGTATCAAATACCTCAACA
It includes:
- the GLX3_1 gene encoding glutathione-independent methylglyoxalase (MEROPS:MER0031431); translated protein: MVKALIAITSYNEPFYDDGAKTGLFVSEALEPFLEFAQKGYDITFASETGTFGYDEHSLSKDFLQGKAREVYEDKDSAYNKTIAQIKKASDLVDTKFDVFFAAGGHGAIFDFPKATDLHKIAAKTWENGNVVSAVCHGPAIFENLNLSNGEPLIKGRKITGFTDIGEEQLGVQDIIKKDNLLTVPQVAKKEGAEYVEPKGPWDNFTVSDGKLITGVNPQSAVETARKIFVAVESVNN
- a CDS encoding uncharacterized protein (MEROPS:MER0031431); this encodes MVKVIIAISSYNEIFYEDGQRAGALVSEILEPFVEFYEKGYDVTIASETGTFGYDEHSFAEYPLHGKFQEAYDDQNSPYNKAIRQLKKASDLLNTDFDVFFAAGGHGAIYDLVHATNLHKIALKTFENNKVIGAVCHGPAIFANLNLSNGQPLIKGKQITGFPDAGEEELGLEEIIKKDKVLTIAEIAKKEGANFIEPKDTWSNFTVVDGNLFTGANPASAVELAKKISAAIDSI
- the GLX3_2 gene encoding glutathione-independent methylglyoxalase (MEROPS:MER0031431), translating into MVKVLIALTSYNESFYEDGSKTGVFISEALEPFLEFFEKGYDITFASETGKFGYDDHSLTDHFLKGKLLEVYNDKNSAFNKAIAQIKKASDLLDTDFDVFFAAGGHGTIFDFPKATDLKKIAAKTWENGKVVSALCHGPAIFENLNLSNGEPLIKGRKITGFTDIGEEQLGLGDLIKKSNLSTVAQVAEREGAEYVAPNGPWDNFTVTDGNLVTGVNPQSAIDTAKKIAAVVESAST
- the SLC1 gene encoding 1-acylglycerol-3-phosphate O-acyltransferase, which encodes MSVSVLSKIKFYLKSIIFGSVIAGCAIYGVIASILLRIVGKIEYAQYTVARVFYHTFRTLLGVKITIKNEHYLKDLPAIVISNHQSALDILILGKVFQPGYTVTSKASLKYVPFLGWFMALSGTFFLNRSKSAQAKKVLDGALQNLKQQERALFMFPEGTRSATEALDMLPFKKGAFHLAKQARIPVIPVVVSNTSTIFNAKRKIFNTGEIFIEVLPPVSTDDLETNEDVTNICAEVRKSMIEKLKSIGYSKAPGVKPSEDHYPSENENPTDTETEVISEQTPLVAAD